A single window of Microbispora hainanensis DNA harbors:
- a CDS encoding glycoside hydrolase family 9 protein yields MLRRIGILAVAALATACLTGAPPATAEEGPEQIPNGTFDTTTDPWWHTANLDFELTDGRLCSDVPAGTINPWDAIIGVNDIPLVKDETYAFSFFATADPGKVARAYVQLPTDPYTQYVSAAPELSVSGNTYSYTFTSPVDLPNAQVVFQLGGSATAWRFCVDNVSLKGGAPPEVYTPDTGPRVRVNQVAYLPKGPKNATVVTDATEALPWQLKNSAGTVVAHGTTTPRGVDSSSGQNVHTIDFSTYTKAGTGYTLTADGETSRPFDIKPDAYADLKLDALKFYYTQRSGIAIDDALRPGYGRPAGHVGVAPNQGDTNVPCQPGVCDYSLDVSGGWYDAGDHGKYVVNGGISVAQLMSEFERTKNAATAKPIGSLNIPESGDDVPDVLDEARWEQEFLLKMQRPDGMVHHKIHDENWTGLPLLPHLDAQKRELHPVSTAATLNLAATAAQAARIFAPYDAEFAAKNLTAAKKAWTAAKAHPNLLASPSDGVGGGTYDDANVSDEFYWAAAELYITTGEKEYKDYVLASPLHTADIWKTGAMDWGNVAALGRLDLATVPNDLPGRDEVRASVVAGADKYLAILKAHPYGLPYDTTNYDWGSNSIVVNNLVVIATAYDLTGDVKYRDGVLEGIDYIFGRNALNQSYVTGYGEVASKNQHTRWYAHSLDTSLPNPPRGTLAGGPNSAIQDPVAQAKLTGCVAQFCYIDDIGSWATNELTINWNAPLSWISAFIADQGDGAVKAPAGCKVTYTTHGSWPTGFTTQLTIKNTGTKAIEGWSLKWSFLGGQTIDIGWNAKFSQKAATVTASNESYNKTINPGQSITFGFNGKAAPEANPTPDLFTLNGAACSA; encoded by the coding sequence GTGCTCAGACGAATCGGCATTCTCGCCGTGGCGGCGCTGGCCACGGCCTGCCTGACAGGCGCACCTCCCGCCACGGCGGAGGAGGGCCCGGAACAGATCCCCAACGGCACGTTCGACACCACCACAGACCCGTGGTGGCACACGGCGAACCTCGACTTCGAGCTGACCGACGGCCGTCTCTGCTCCGACGTCCCCGCGGGCACGATCAACCCCTGGGACGCGATCATCGGCGTCAACGACATCCCGCTGGTGAAGGACGAGACCTACGCGTTCAGTTTCTTCGCCACCGCGGACCCCGGGAAGGTCGCCAGGGCGTACGTCCAGCTCCCGACCGACCCCTACACGCAGTATGTGTCGGCCGCTCCCGAGCTGAGCGTCTCGGGCAACACCTACAGCTACACGTTCACCTCGCCGGTCGACCTGCCCAACGCGCAGGTCGTCTTCCAGCTCGGCGGCAGCGCGACGGCATGGCGGTTCTGCGTTGACAACGTCTCCCTCAAGGGCGGGGCGCCGCCAGAGGTCTACACGCCCGACACCGGCCCCCGGGTCCGCGTGAACCAGGTGGCCTACCTGCCCAAGGGCCCCAAGAACGCCACCGTGGTCACCGACGCCACCGAGGCGCTGCCCTGGCAGCTCAAGAACTCCGCCGGCACCGTGGTCGCGCACGGCACGACCACCCCGCGCGGCGTCGACTCCAGCTCCGGGCAGAACGTCCACACGATCGACTTCAGCACGTACACGAAGGCCGGGACCGGCTACACGCTGACCGCCGACGGCGAGACCAGCCGGCCGTTCGACATCAAGCCCGACGCGTACGCCGACCTCAAGCTCGACGCGTTGAAGTTCTACTACACCCAGCGCAGCGGGATCGCGATCGACGACGCCCTGCGTCCCGGCTACGGCCGTCCCGCCGGGCACGTGGGCGTCGCCCCCAACCAGGGCGACACGAACGTCCCCTGCCAGCCGGGGGTCTGCGACTACTCGCTCGACGTGTCCGGCGGCTGGTATGACGCGGGCGACCACGGCAAGTACGTCGTCAACGGCGGCATCTCGGTCGCGCAGCTCATGAGCGAGTTCGAGCGGACCAAGAACGCCGCGACCGCCAAGCCGATCGGCAGCCTGAACATCCCCGAGAGCGGCGACGACGTCCCCGACGTGCTCGACGAGGCCCGCTGGGAGCAGGAGTTCCTGCTGAAGATGCAGCGGCCCGACGGCATGGTCCACCACAAGATCCACGACGAGAACTGGACCGGCCTGCCGCTGCTGCCGCACCTGGACGCGCAGAAGCGGGAGCTGCACCCGGTCTCCACGGCCGCCACGCTCAACCTCGCCGCGACGGCCGCCCAGGCGGCGCGGATCTTCGCGCCGTACGACGCCGAGTTCGCCGCGAAGAACCTCACGGCGGCGAAGAAGGCGTGGACGGCGGCCAAGGCGCACCCGAACCTGCTCGCCTCCCCCTCCGACGGCGTCGGCGGCGGCACCTACGACGACGCGAACGTCAGCGACGAGTTCTACTGGGCGGCCGCCGAGCTCTACATCACCACCGGTGAGAAGGAGTACAAGGACTACGTCCTCGCCTCGCCGCTCCACACGGCCGACATCTGGAAGACGGGCGCCATGGACTGGGGCAACGTCGCCGCGCTCGGCCGCCTCGACCTGGCGACCGTGCCCAACGATCTGCCCGGCCGCGACGAGGTGCGCGCCTCCGTGGTGGCCGGCGCGGACAAGTACCTCGCCATACTGAAGGCCCACCCGTACGGCCTGCCGTACGACACGACGAACTACGACTGGGGATCGAACAGCATCGTCGTCAACAACCTGGTGGTCATCGCCACGGCCTATGACCTCACCGGCGACGTGAAGTACCGCGACGGCGTGCTGGAGGGCATCGACTACATCTTCGGCCGCAACGCGCTCAACCAGTCGTACGTGACCGGTTACGGCGAGGTGGCGTCGAAGAACCAGCACACCAGGTGGTACGCCCACTCCCTGGACACCTCGCTGCCGAACCCGCCGCGCGGCACGCTCGCGGGCGGCCCCAACTCCGCCATCCAGGACCCGGTGGCCCAGGCGAAGCTCACGGGCTGCGTGGCGCAGTTCTGCTACATCGACGACATCGGCTCCTGGGCGACCAACGAGCTGACGATCAACTGGAACGCGCCGCTGTCGTGGATCTCGGCGTTCATCGCCGATCAGGGCGACGGCGCGGTCAAGGCCCCGGCCGGGTGCAAGGTCACCTACACCACGCACGGCTCGTGGCCGACGGGCTTCACCACCCAGCTCACGATCAAGAACACCGGCACGAAGGCGATCGAGGGCTGGTCGCTGAAGTGGTCGTTCCTGGGCGGTCAGACGATCGACATCGGCTGGAACGCCAAGTTCTCCCAGAAGGCGGCGACGGTGACCGCCTCGAACGAGTCGTACAACAAGACCATCAACCCGGGCCAGTCGATCACCTTCGGTTTCAACGGCAAGGCCGCGCCGGAGGCCAACCCCACGCCCGACCTGTTCACGCTGAACGGCGCCGCCTGCTCCGCCTGA
- a CDS encoding DUF2283 domain-containing protein, with protein sequence MRIEHDRENNVAYIYLVDEIGEGEAVTQIEVEDDDLRGEIVLDLDREGRLLGIEVLGASRVLRPEVLALADDDAGDDAGDQAGEGDGGDDGGDGGGPGGSSLPPYEPHLR encoded by the coding sequence GTGCGAATCGAGCACGACAGGGAGAACAACGTCGCCTACATCTACCTGGTCGACGAGATCGGTGAGGGAGAGGCGGTCACCCAGATCGAGGTCGAGGACGACGACCTGCGCGGGGAGATCGTGCTGGACCTGGACCGGGAGGGGCGGCTGCTGGGCATCGAGGTGCTCGGCGCGTCGCGCGTCCTGCGGCCGGAGGTCCTCGCCCTGGCCGACGACGATGCCGGCGATGATGCCGGCGACCAGGCAGGCGAAGGAGACGGCGGGGACGACGGCGGGGACGGGGGCGGGCCGGGCGGTTCCAGCCTGCCGCCCTACGAGCCGCACCTGCGCTGA